Proteins found in one Nitratireductor kimnyeongensis genomic segment:
- a CDS encoding bifunctional 5-dehydro-2-deoxygluconokinase/5-dehydro-2-deoxyphosphogluconate aldolase, with protein sequence MKSLDLITIGRSSVDLYGGQVGGRLEDMSSFNKYIGGSPTNIAAGTARLGLKSALITRVGDEHMGRFIREELEREGVDTRGVVTDPERLTALVLLGIRDQEQFPLIFYRENCADMALGEEDIDPDFIAEARCVCATGTHLSHPRTEAAVLKAVRLAREHGALTALDIDYRPNLWGLAGHGEGESRFIESERVTVKLQSTLPMFDLIVGTEEEFHIAGGSTDTIEALRNVRALTDAVLVCKRGPMGASAFAGAIPGTLDDGEAGEGFPIEVFNVLGAGDGFMSGLLKGWLSGEDWPTALKYANACGAFAVSRHGCTPAYPSLEELQYFFRTGIREKALRKDAALEQVHWATTRHGDWSQMRVFAFDHRMQLEVMADEAGVSRERIGGFKKLCLEAAKTVADGRHGYGILCDGRLGRDALYAASGSGLWIGRPAEWPGSRPLTLEPAIGSDCGGLNEWPLENVVKVLCFYHPNDEPAMREEQEETVKRLFAASRRNRLEMLLEIIPSKVAACDDDTAARAIRRFYEIGVYPDWWKLEPMTSRAAWQKACDAIQSNDPHTRGIVVLGLDAPAKELEESFAVAASFELVKGFAVGRTIFADAARRWLSGAIDDNTAISEMAEKYANLCAVWDRARAQAGKGAAA encoded by the coding sequence ATGAAGTCCCTAGACCTCATCACCATCGGCCGCTCTTCGGTCGATCTTTATGGCGGGCAGGTTGGCGGTCGCCTGGAAGACATGAGCTCCTTCAACAAGTATATCGGCGGATCCCCCACCAACATTGCCGCCGGCACGGCACGTCTCGGCCTCAAATCGGCGTTGATCACGCGGGTGGGCGATGAACATATGGGCCGCTTCATTCGTGAGGAGCTTGAGCGCGAGGGAGTCGACACGCGCGGCGTTGTGACTGATCCCGAACGTCTGACCGCGCTGGTGTTGCTCGGCATTCGTGATCAGGAACAGTTTCCACTGATCTTTTATCGCGAGAACTGCGCCGACATGGCGCTTGGCGAGGAAGACATCGACCCGGATTTCATTGCCGAGGCACGCTGCGTGTGCGCGACCGGCACGCATCTTTCGCATCCGCGCACCGAGGCCGCAGTTCTGAAGGCGGTCCGGCTTGCCCGCGAACACGGCGCGCTGACGGCGCTCGATATCGACTATCGCCCCAATCTCTGGGGTCTTGCCGGGCATGGCGAGGGCGAGAGCCGCTTCATCGAATCCGAACGCGTTACCGTGAAACTGCAATCCACCCTGCCAATGTTCGACCTCATTGTCGGCACGGAAGAGGAGTTTCATATCGCAGGCGGTTCCACCGACACGATCGAAGCGCTGAGGAATGTGCGCGCGCTGACCGATGCCGTCCTCGTCTGCAAGCGGGGACCGATGGGCGCCTCCGCCTTTGCCGGCGCAATTCCCGGCACGCTGGATGACGGCGAGGCGGGAGAGGGGTTCCCGATCGAGGTGTTCAACGTGCTCGGTGCGGGTGATGGTTTCATGTCTGGGCTTCTCAAGGGTTGGCTCTCGGGGGAGGACTGGCCAACAGCCTTGAAATACGCCAATGCTTGCGGGGCCTTTGCGGTTTCCCGTCATGGCTGCACGCCGGCCTATCCCTCTCTTGAGGAACTTCAATACTTCTTTCGCACCGGTATCCGCGAGAAGGCGCTGCGCAAGGACGCCGCGCTGGAGCAGGTTCACTGGGCGACGACACGGCATGGCGACTGGTCGCAGATGCGTGTCTTCGCCTTCGATCACCGCATGCAACTCGAAGTCATGGCTGATGAGGCGGGCGTCTCCCGTGAACGCATCGGCGGCTTCAAGAAACTCTGCCTTGAGGCAGCGAAAACTGTGGCTGATGGGCGTCATGGTTACGGGATCTTGTGCGATGGCCGTCTCGGGCGGGACGCCCTCTACGCTGCCTCGGGTTCCGGGCTCTGGATCGGTCGCCCCGCCGAATGGCCCGGCTCGCGCCCGCTCACGCTGGAGCCGGCCATTGGCTCCGATTGCGGCGGACTCAATGAATGGCCGCTGGAAAACGTGGTCAAGGTTCTGTGCTTCTATCACCCGAACGATGAGCCGGCGATGCGAGAAGAACAGGAAGAAACGGTCAAACGCCTGTTTGCCGCAAGCCGCCGCAATCGGCTGGAAATGTTGCTCGAAATCATCCCGTCCAAGGTCGCCGCGTGTGACGATGACACCGCAGCCCGCGCCATTCGGCGTTTTTACGAGATCGGTGTCTACCCGGACTGGTGGAAACTGGAGCCGATGACGTCCCGTGCCGCGTGGCAAAAAGCCTGCGATGCGATCCAATCCAACGATCCGCACACGCGGGGCATAGTCGTGCTCGGGCTCGATGCGCCGGCAAAAGAGCTGGAGGAAAGCTTCGCGGTTGCGGCTTCCTTCGAACTGGTCAAGGGTTTCGCTGTTGGCCGTACCATCTTTGCGGATGCAGCGCGGCGCTGGCTATCCGGTGCAATCGACGACAATACGGCCATCTCCGAAATGGCGGAGAAGTATGCAAATCTCTGCGCTGTTTGGGATCGGGCGCGGGCACAGGCGGGGAAGGGAGCGGCAGCATGA
- a CDS encoding MurR/RpiR family transcriptional regulator, which translates to MSELSAPETIEALLDRMLDISDGLPKRLKQCADYVAANPDRIAVSTVAEMAEGAGVKPSAFMRFCQVLGFSGFSQMQRLFRESYAQNWPDYPTRLEKLRESGAGSPSALLAEFIEAGRLSLESLAKTIDPDVLDAAIKTLSQANMVHIVGLRRAFSVATYFAYAFEKMNVPTMIHDHVGRLDNRHAIRKGDAVIAITFAPYTPETIELAEAARAAGADVIAITDAIASPLRPITPLMLTVSEADFGNFRSLSATLSLAVALVVAVGASGQ; encoded by the coding sequence ATGTCAGAGCTTTCAGCACCGGAAACCATCGAGGCATTGCTCGATCGAATGCTGGATATCTCCGATGGTCTGCCGAAGCGGCTTAAACAGTGCGCCGACTATGTGGCTGCAAATCCCGATCGCATCGCCGTGTCCACCGTGGCCGAAATGGCGGAAGGTGCCGGTGTCAAACCTTCCGCTTTCATGCGCTTTTGCCAGGTGCTCGGCTTTTCCGGGTTTTCGCAGATGCAGCGCCTGTTCCGGGAGTCCTATGCCCAGAACTGGCCTGATTATCCCACCCGTCTTGAAAAACTGCGTGAAAGCGGCGCTGGCAGTCCCTCCGCTCTTCTGGCGGAGTTTATTGAGGCAGGGCGTCTTTCCCTTGAAAGTCTGGCCAAGACCATCGACCCGGACGTGCTCGACGCGGCCATCAAGACGCTATCGCAGGCCAATATGGTGCACATTGTGGGGCTGCGCCGGGCTTTTTCCGTCGCCACCTATTTTGCGTATGCGTTCGAGAAGATGAATGTGCCGACAATGATCCACGATCATGTGGGGCGGCTCGACAACCGGCATGCGATTCGCAAGGGCGATGCGGTGATCGCCATCACCTTCGCCCCCTATACGCCCGAGACAATCGAGCTCGCCGAGGCCGCGCGGGCGGCTGGGGCCGATGTCATTGCAATTACCGATGCCATCGCCAGCCCGTTGCGGCCCATCACACCGCTCATGCTGACCGTATCGGAAGCGGATTTCGGAAACTTTCGCTCGCTTTCGGCAACACTCTCGCTGGCTGTTGCACTTGTGGTTGCGGTGGGGGCTAGCGGCCAGTGA
- a CDS encoding MarC family protein: MDYTELTKVFGAFFAIMNPFVNLPIFLALTDGFTVQQQRVLAFKVSIFSAIMCAVILFAGQAIIGFFGITVDQFRVAGGIVLAHIAWSMLNGNGFSSHHGTESEQAHIDDLSGLAFYPITFPMIVGPGTIATLIIYAGQAGGVEATFAVGAVVASILAILFVVLFFASFIGRVLSETMRVITTRLMGMILLAIAVEMIVAGVKAVLPGLA; this comes from the coding sequence ATGGACTACACCGAACTGACAAAAGTGTTCGGCGCGTTTTTCGCTATCATGAATCCGTTTGTGAACCTGCCGATCTTTCTGGCGTTGACGGACGGTTTCACGGTTCAGCAGCAGCGTGTGCTCGCGTTCAAAGTTTCGATTTTTTCAGCCATTATGTGTGCGGTTATCCTGTTTGCCGGTCAGGCGATCATCGGGTTTTTCGGAATCACGGTTGATCAGTTTCGCGTCGCTGGCGGCATCGTTCTTGCGCACATCGCCTGGTCGATGCTGAACGGAAACGGCTTTTCATCCCACCATGGCACCGAGAGCGAACAGGCGCACATCGACGATCTTTCCGGGCTCGCCTTCTACCCGATCACCTTTCCGATGATCGTTGGTCCCGGCACCATCGCAACATTGATCATCTATGCGGGCCAGGCGGGTGGAGTTGAAGCCACATTCGCCGTAGGTGCTGTTGTCGCCAGCATACTGGCGATCCTGTTTGTCGTTCTCTTCTTTGCATCGTTCATCGGACGCGTGTTGAGCGAAACCATGCGCGTGATCACCACGCGGCTCATGGGCATGATCCTGCTCGCGATAGCTGTGGAGATGATCGTCGCAGGTGTGAAAGCCGTGTTGCCGGGCCTTGCCTGA
- a CDS encoding lysophospholipid acyltransferase family protein: MGFLARLAAGAITLFARFITAVRAVWDGIEPVPRQRIYFANHVSHGDFILLWAVLPPRMREQTRPVAGADYWLKSPIRRFIGRDVFNAVLIDRDRKTRADDPIKQMADALDGGASLIIFPEGTRNETDKPLLPFKSGVYHLATARPDIDLVPVWIDNLNRVMPKGEFVPVPLICTVTFGAPLRVEPAETKDAFVRRARAALLSISDAEESTA, translated from the coding sequence ATGGGTTTCCTGGCGCGGCTCGCGGCTGGTGCAATCACGCTGTTCGCGCGCTTTATTACAGCCGTGCGGGCCGTTTGGGATGGCATAGAGCCTGTTCCCCGGCAGCGCATCTACTTTGCCAATCACGTAAGCCATGGCGATTTCATTCTCCTGTGGGCGGTCCTACCTCCCCGCATGCGCGAGCAGACCCGCCCGGTGGCGGGCGCGGACTACTGGCTCAAGTCACCCATCCGCCGTTTTATCGGCCGTGATGTGTTCAACGCAGTGCTCATTGATCGCGACCGCAAGACGCGTGCCGACGATCCGATCAAACAAATGGCAGATGCCCTGGATGGCGGCGCCTCGCTCATCATCTTTCCCGAAGGCACCCGCAATGAAACCGACAAACCTCTTCTGCCCTTCAAGAGCGGAGTCTATCATCTTGCGACAGCGCGGCCCGACATCGATCTCGTGCCTGTCTGGATCGACAATCTGAACCGTGTCATGCCGAAGGGTGAGTTTGTCCCCGTACCACTGATATGCACTGTTACCTTCGGTGCGCCATTGCGTGTGGAACCTGCAGAGACCAAAGACGCCTTCGTGAGAAGGGCGCGCGCTGCGCTCTTATCAATCTCCGATGCTGAAGAAAGCACCGCATGA
- a CDS encoding Gfo/Idh/MocA family protein yields the protein MREIGIGLIGTGFMGKAHALAFRAARAVLGDVPAARLELLCDTPAKRAAQMAEQFGFSRSTDDWHVLVNDPAVNIVSITTPNRMHCEMALAAIEAGKHVYCEKPMGLTLEETQAMARAAGKAGVKTMVGYNYIKNPAFEHARGLIAQGAIGTPVHFRGFVDEDYQADPESAWTWRARIEEAGLGALGDLGCHLVSMAYGLMGPIESLIADMQTIHESRPMPDGNGRGAVENEDVASALVRFASGAQGILATSRSAWGRKNRLGFEVHGTTGMIAFEQERMNELQVYQNQGPAAEHGFKTILTGPAHGTYGAFCPAPGHQLGFNDLKVLEAGAFLREIAGGDKFGPDFAEALEFEKVIHAIAASAREGQRVTI from the coding sequence ATGCGCGAAATCGGCATCGGTCTGATCGGTACGGGGTTCATGGGCAAAGCTCATGCGCTCGCATTTCGCGCGGCAAGGGCAGTGCTTGGCGATGTGCCAGCCGCCCGGCTGGAATTGTTGTGCGATACACCCGCAAAACGCGCTGCACAGATGGCGGAGCAGTTCGGTTTCTCCCGATCCACGGACGACTGGCATGTGCTGGTAAACGATCCCGCCGTCAACATCGTTTCCATAACCACGCCAAACCGGATGCATTGCGAGATGGCGCTGGCAGCCATCGAAGCCGGCAAACACGTTTACTGCGAGAAGCCGATGGGCCTCACTCTGGAGGAAACCCAGGCAATGGCTCGTGCGGCCGGCAAGGCCGGCGTCAAAACCATGGTCGGCTACAACTACATAAAAAACCCGGCATTCGAACACGCCCGAGGCCTGATTGCCCAGGGCGCCATAGGCACGCCTGTGCATTTCCGCGGATTTGTGGATGAGGATTACCAGGCTGACCCGGAGAGCGCCTGGACATGGCGCGCGCGGATAGAAGAAGCCGGGCTCGGCGCCCTTGGCGACCTTGGATGTCACCTGGTCTCCATGGCGTATGGGCTGATGGGGCCCATTGAAAGCCTAATTGCCGATATGCAAACCATCCACGAGTCACGCCCGATGCCCGACGGAAACGGGCGTGGGGCAGTGGAAAATGAGGACGTTGCTTCCGCGCTGGTGCGGTTTGCGAGCGGGGCACAGGGAATACTCGCCACGTCCCGCTCTGCCTGGGGGCGCAAGAACCGGCTGGGCTTCGAGGTGCATGGCACCACGGGGATGATCGCCTTTGAGCAGGAGCGCATGAATGAACTGCAGGTGTATCAGAATCAGGGTCCGGCGGCAGAGCACGGTTTCAAGACCATCCTTACCGGTCCGGCCCATGGCACTTATGGCGCATTCTGCCCGGCTCCCGGCCACCAGCTCGGATTCAACGATCTCAAAGTGCTGGAGGCCGGTGCCTTCCTCCGGGAAATAGCGGGCGGCGACAAGTTTGGTCCTGATTTCGCGGAGGCGCTGGAATTCGAGAAGGTCATTCACGCCATCGCTGCTTCTGCACGAGAAGGGCAGCGCGTAACGATCTAG
- the iolB gene encoding 5-deoxy-glucuronate isomerase, giving the protein MPDLLVRPAGTVGKVHDITPTSAGWGYVGFGLYRLKAGETASEATGDREVILVLVEGKAEISGAGKAFGEVGERMNVFERLPPHAVYIPDGTEWQARATTDCTLAVCSAPGKSGHEAQVIGPTGISLEERGKGANTRHIHNIAMEGRDVADSLLVTEVYTPQGHWSSYPPHRHDEDDFPNMTYLEETYYHRLNPAQGFGFQRVFTEDGELDETMAVSDHDVVLVPKGHHPCGAPYGYEMYYLNVMAGPLRRWRFKNHPDHDWIFQRDAKAG; this is encoded by the coding sequence ATGCCCGATCTTCTGGTCAGACCCGCAGGCACCGTCGGCAAGGTGCACGACATCACACCGACATCGGCGGGCTGGGGATATGTCGGCTTCGGCCTCTACCGTCTAAAAGCTGGCGAAACCGCATCCGAGGCAACCGGAGACCGAGAAGTCATTCTCGTGCTCGTTGAAGGTAAGGCGGAGATCTCAGGCGCGGGTAAAGCGTTTGGCGAGGTTGGCGAGCGCATGAACGTGTTCGAGCGGCTGCCGCCCCATGCGGTCTACATTCCCGATGGCACCGAATGGCAAGCCCGAGCCACCACGGACTGCACGCTTGCCGTCTGCTCGGCACCCGGCAAGAGCGGCCATGAGGCACAGGTTATCGGCCCCACAGGCATCAGCCTCGAAGAGCGCGGCAAAGGAGCCAACACCCGCCACATCCACAACATCGCCATGGAGGGCCGCGACGTTGCAGACAGCCTGCTCGTCACAGAGGTCTACACCCCGCAGGGCCACTGGTCGTCCTATCCGCCGCACCGGCATGACGAGGATGATTTCCCGAACATGACCTATCTGGAGGAGACCTATTACCACCGGCTCAACCCGGCGCAGGGCTTCGGTTTCCAACGTGTATTCACCGAGGATGGCGAACTGGACGAGACGATGGCCGTCAGCGACCACGATGTGGTGCTGGTGCCAAAAGGGCACCACCCCTGCGGCGCGCCCTATGGCTATGAAATGTACTATCTCAACGTCATGGCCGGCCCACTGCGCAGATGGCGCTTCAAGAACCACCCGGATCATGACTGGATATTCCAACGGGATGCGAAGGCCGGCTAA
- the iolE gene encoding myo-inosose-2 dehydratase, giving the protein MIRFGTNPIAWSNDDDQTIGAHIPLEQCLSETASIGFDGIEKGHKMPSDGETLKAVLAGHGLVFVSGWHSLNLLVNDIETEKKAIQPHLDMLKANDCDVCIVCETSNAIHGNDAVALANRPRLEDDRWPAFCAGVEAIAEHCAGQDITLVYHHHMGTVVESREEIGRLMDGTGPTTHLLLDTGHAWFGGSDPVELAETYGERVAHFHAKNVRPAIRREVEQDELSFLEGVRRGVFTVPGDPEGGIAFEEVLNVLAKKGYDGWLVIEAEQDPLKADPVKYQSMGLKALRQAAHAAGLVKDEAR; this is encoded by the coding sequence ATGATCCGCTTCGGCACCAATCCCATTGCCTGGTCGAATGATGATGATCAGACCATAGGCGCGCATATTCCTCTTGAACAATGCCTGTCGGAAACGGCGTCAATCGGCTTTGACGGGATCGAGAAGGGGCACAAGATGCCCTCGGATGGCGAGACGCTGAAGGCGGTTCTGGCCGGGCACGGTCTCGTCTTCGTTTCTGGCTGGCATTCGCTCAACCTGCTGGTCAACGACATCGAAACCGAGAAAAAGGCAATCCAGCCGCATCTCGACATGCTGAAGGCCAATGATTGCGACGTCTGCATTGTATGCGAGACATCGAACGCCATTCACGGCAACGACGCCGTGGCACTAGCAAACCGTCCCCGCCTTGAGGATGATCGCTGGCCGGCCTTCTGTGCGGGCGTCGAGGCGATTGCGGAACATTGCGCGGGCCAGGACATAACACTGGTCTATCATCACCATATGGGGACCGTGGTTGAAAGCCGAGAAGAGATCGGACGCCTGATGGACGGCACAGGCCCCACGACCCACCTTCTGCTCGACACCGGCCATGCTTGGTTCGGCGGGTCCGACCCGGTGGAGCTCGCCGAAACCTATGGCGAGCGGGTGGCTCATTTCCATGCCAAGAATGTGCGCCCCGCGATTCGCAGGGAAGTGGAGCAGGACGAGCTTTCCTTCCTCGAAGGCGTGCGTCGCGGCGTCTTCACTGTGCCGGGGGACCCGGAAGGCGGCATTGCGTTCGAAGAGGTTTTGAACGTGCTTGCGAAGAAGGGCTATGATGGATGGCTCGTAATCGAGGCCGAGCAGGACCCGCTCAAGGCGGACCCGGTCAAATATCAATCCATGGGCTTGAAAGCGCTCCGGCAGGCAGCGCATGCTGCCGGGCTGGTCAAGGATGAAGCACGATGA
- a CDS encoding CDP-alcohol phosphatidyltransferase family protein, with translation MNKTENRRPLASRDTGWAKAVARRLSHTSVTPNQISVASMVFAALAGLAFWQAGEMDGPTRLLLLVLSGLLVQCRLLCNLFDGMVAVEAGKGSPDGAFWNEFPDRVADIAILVGVGYGIGLPALGWAAGGFSVLTAYVRELGRACGQKADFSGPMAKPHRMAAITLAAALSLFEPLWNGRGEVLTVALWIVAIGAALTALRRSVRLVKGLRGQA, from the coding sequence ATGAACAAGACCGAAAATCGTCGCCCCCTTGCCAGCCGCGACACAGGCTGGGCGAAAGCCGTGGCCCGCCGGCTTTCCCACACATCCGTCACACCCAATCAGATTTCCGTGGCGAGCATGGTGTTCGCGGCGCTTGCCGGGCTGGCTTTCTGGCAGGCTGGTGAGATGGATGGCCCTACGCGGCTTCTGCTTCTTGTCCTTTCCGGCCTGCTCGTGCAGTGCCGGCTGCTTTGTAATCTCTTCGATGGCATGGTGGCCGTGGAAGCTGGCAAGGGTTCACCGGACGGTGCCTTCTGGAACGAGTTTCCTGACAGGGTTGCCGACATCGCGATCCTCGTCGGGGTCGGCTACGGGATCGGTCTGCCAGCGCTGGGCTGGGCGGCAGGCGGCTTTTCCGTTCTCACCGCCTATGTGCGTGAGCTTGGACGCGCCTGCGGCCAGAAGGCGGACTTCTCCGGCCCCATGGCGAAGCCGCATCGCATGGCGGCGATCACACTTGCCGCCGCGCTTTCATTGTTCGAACCTCTTTGGAACGGGCGGGGCGAGGTGTTGACGGTGGCACTCTGGATCGTCGCCATCGGCGCGGCCCTGACCGCACTGCGCCGCTCCGTGCGGCTCGTGAAGGGACTGCGCGGTCAGGCCTAG
- a CDS encoding phosphatidate cytidylyltransferase — translation MTVHQIDLLKLLGGLAAVLVLASLAGQVLQRRLSPDGSNAAIENLNDRVNAWWVMIILMGGALLFGRLGAILLFGFASFAALREFVTLTDTRRGDHWALASAFFIVLPVQYYLVYIDWYGLYSILVPVYAFLLMPIVSALRGDTDHFLVRVAEVQWALMICVFCVSHVPALLTLQIPGYEGRNLLLIAFLVVVVQSSDVLQYVWGKLLGRTKIAPKLSPSKTVEGFIGGALSATVVGATLFWMTPFTPLQAGLLSFVVVLMGFFGGLVMSAIKRDRGVKDWGHLIAGHGGFIDRLDSVIFSAPIFFHLVRYWWSLT, via the coding sequence ATGACCGTGCACCAGATAGACCTTTTGAAACTGCTTGGTGGGCTCGCCGCCGTGCTCGTTCTGGCCTCTCTTGCAGGGCAGGTTCTCCAACGCAGGCTCTCGCCTGACGGCTCCAATGCCGCCATTGAGAACCTGAACGACCGGGTCAACGCCTGGTGGGTGATGATCATCCTCATGGGCGGCGCGCTGCTCTTCGGCCGGCTCGGCGCCATTCTTCTCTTTGGCTTCGCCTCCTTCGCCGCCCTGCGGGAGTTCGTGACGCTGACGGACACACGGCGCGGTGACCACTGGGCGCTCGCCTCAGCATTCTTCATCGTGCTGCCGGTTCAGTATTATCTGGTCTACATCGACTGGTACGGGCTCTATTCGATCCTTGTTCCGGTCTATGCGTTTCTGCTGATGCCCATTGTCTCTGCCCTGCGCGGCGACACGGACCATTTCCTCGTGCGGGTGGCAGAGGTGCAATGGGCGCTGATGATCTGCGTCTTCTGCGTTTCCCATGTGCCGGCACTGCTGACCCTGCAGATCCCCGGCTATGAGGGGCGCAACCTGCTTCTCATCGCTTTCCTGGTGGTGGTGGTGCAGTCGAGCGACGTGCTTCAATATGTCTGGGGCAAACTGCTTGGACGCACGAAGATTGCGCCAAAACTCTCTCCCTCCAAAACGGTCGAAGGCTTTATTGGCGGTGCGCTGAGCGCCACGGTGGTCGGCGCGACACTGTTCTGGATGACACCCTTCACACCTCTCCAGGCAGGGCTTCTGTCCTTCGTTGTCGTGCTCATGGGATTCTTCGGCGGGCTCGTCATGTCGGCCATCAAGCGCGACCGCGGCGTGAAGGACTGGGGGCATCTGATTGCCGGCCATGGCGGCTTTATCGATCGGCTGGATTCGGTCATCTTCTCGGCCCCCATCTTCTTTCACCTTGTCCGTTACTGGTGGTCGCTTACATGA
- the iolD gene encoding 3D-(3,5/4)-trihydroxycyclohexane-1,2-dione acylhydrolase (decyclizing) produces the protein MKTIRLTGAQAAIRYIAAQKNEEGEPFIAGMWAIFGHGNVAGLGEALHAARDTLTTYRGHNEQSMAHAAIAYAKQLGRRRAMAVTSSIGPGATNMVTAAALAHVNRLPVLLIPGDVFANRGPDPVLQQIEDFGDGTVSANDCFRPVSRYFDRITRPEQLLTALPRAFRVMTDPADCGPVTLAFCQDVQAEAYDWPESFFAERTWRRRRPQPDEAELADAIETIRAASSPVIVAGGGVHYSRACATLKAFADKHAIPVVETQAGKSALPWDHPLNLGPVGVTGSSSANAVCEEADLVFGVGTRFQDFTTGSWALFKKRPGILSLNVQPYDGNKHDAQALIADADVGLGLLSEGLGGWRAQAPDPAFKETWFKAADAVTAAPAADDNALPTDMQVIGAVQRAARENTVVMCAAGTMPGELHKLWKAGRPGSYHMEYGYSCMGYEIAGGLGIKMAEPDRDVVVMLGDGSYMMMNSELATAVSMGIKITVVITDNRGFGCINRLQMGTGGAEFNNLLDHTHHVNPLRVDFVAHAASMGAEARKAGSITELEAALAEARTAKGPFVVVIDTDPYPSTEAGGHWWDVTVPEVSDRQEVNAARRVYEKALKERH, from the coding sequence ATGAAGACTATCCGGCTGACGGGGGCGCAGGCGGCGATTCGCTACATTGCTGCCCAGAAGAACGAGGAGGGCGAGCCCTTCATTGCCGGCATGTGGGCCATTTTCGGCCATGGCAATGTGGCGGGCCTCGGCGAGGCGCTTCATGCGGCGCGCGACACGCTTACCACCTACCGCGGACACAATGAACAATCGATGGCCCACGCCGCCATCGCGTATGCGAAGCAGCTTGGCCGCCGCCGCGCCATGGCGGTAACGTCGTCCATTGGCCCCGGCGCGACAAACATGGTGACGGCGGCTGCACTCGCCCATGTGAACCGCCTGCCCGTGCTTCTCATACCGGGCGACGTCTTTGCCAATCGCGGCCCCGATCCCGTTTTGCAGCAGATCGAAGATTTTGGCGATGGCACGGTGAGCGCAAATGACTGTTTCCGCCCCGTCTCGCGTTATTTCGACCGCATCACCCGGCCCGAGCAGCTTTTGACCGCGCTGCCGCGCGCCTTTCGCGTGATGACCGATCCGGCCGATTGCGGGCCCGTGACGCTCGCCTTCTGCCAGGATGTTCAGGCCGAGGCATATGATTGGCCGGAGAGTTTCTTTGCGGAAAGAACCTGGCGCCGCCGCAGACCGCAGCCCGATGAAGCCGAACTGGCCGACGCGATCGAAACCATTCGCGCCGCTAGCTCTCCGGTGATCGTCGCCGGTGGCGGTGTTCACTATTCGCGTGCGTGCGCAACGCTGAAAGCTTTTGCGGATAAACACGCCATTCCAGTGGTGGAAACGCAGGCGGGCAAATCCGCGCTTCCCTGGGATCACCCGCTCAATCTCGGGCCGGTCGGGGTCACGGGTTCGTCGAGCGCCAATGCGGTCTGCGAGGAGGCGGATCTGGTCTTTGGGGTCGGCACGCGGTTCCAGGATTTCACCACCGGGTCCTGGGCACTGTTCAAAAAACGACCCGGGATCCTGTCTCTGAATGTTCAGCCCTACGATGGTAACAAACACGATGCGCAGGCGCTGATCGCCGATGCTGATGTCGGCCTCGGACTTCTGTCCGAAGGGCTCGGTGGATGGCGGGCGCAGGCGCCCGATCCGGCATTCAAGGAAACGTGGTTCAAAGCCGCTGACGCCGTGACGGCAGCACCCGCGGCCGATGACAACGCACTTCCCACCGACATGCAGGTGATCGGCGCGGTACAGCGCGCGGCGCGCGAGAACACGGTTGTGATGTGTGCTGCCGGCACCATGCCAGGCGAGTTGCACAAGCTTTGGAAGGCCGGGCGACCCGGCTCCTATCACATGGAATACGGCTATTCGTGCATGGGTTACGAGATCGCCGGCGGGCTGGGCATCAAGATGGCGGAGCCTGATCGCGATGTGGTCGTGATGCTGGGCGACGGCTCCTACATGATGATGAATTCGGAGCTGGCCACCGCCGTTTCCATGGGCATCAAGATCACCGTGGTCATCACCGACAATCGCGGGTTCGGCTGCATCAACCGGCTGCAGATGGGCACCGGCGGAGCCGAGTTCAACAATCTTCTCGACCACACACACCATGTCAATCCGCTGCGGGTCGACTTCGTCGCCCACGCTGCCTCGATGGGGGCGGAGGCCCGAAAAGCGGGCTCTATCACCGAGCTCGAGGCAGCTCTTGCAGAGGCGCGTACCGCCAAGGGGCCCTTTGTCGTGGTGATCGATACCGATCCCTATCCCTCGACAGAGGCGGGCGGTCATTGGTGGGATGTGACGGTTCCGGAGGTTTCCGACCGGCAGGAGGTCAATGCAGCCCGCAGGGTCTATGAAAAAGCGTTGAAGGAAAGACACTGA
- a CDS encoding DUF3329 domain-containing protein, with protein sequence MIDARHPFFRPLWRRVAVVAVCLGWGVFEFVSGAPFWGILYTAVGVYAAWSLLYTFKPGDIENE encoded by the coding sequence TTGATTGACGCACGCCATCCCTTCTTTCGGCCGCTATGGCGGCGCGTGGCGGTGGTGGCAGTCTGTCTTGGCTGGGGGGTGTTCGAGTTTGTGTCCGGCGCACCGTTCTGGGGAATTCTGTATACCGCCGTCGGTGTCTATGCGGCCTGGTCGCTGCTCTACACTTTCAAGCCCGGCGACATTGAAAACGAATAA